A genome region from Sphingobacteriaceae bacterium GW460-11-11-14-LB5 includes the following:
- a CDS encoding RNA methyltransferase: protein MRADHQLRAFEQILNNYDGSLPLHRFLPGYFKQHKQMGSSDRRWATRHIYSFFRLGKTLPALPLEERLSIADFLCHDTLSLVVEKNLPDLVESIVLPLAEKLNLIKAKYPDFDIKEVYPFHAALSGDIDKEAFFASFFKQPDLFIRVAAEESAAIVATLADENITVKAISETALALPNGTKLETILKEGSYQVQDLSSQHTGNYFKPNKWDKWWDCCAASGGKTLLLHSFEPVIELLVSDLRESVLLNLDERFRLAGIKKYHKKEIDLLQNNDQILHHYAFDGIILDAPCTGSGTWGRTPEMLTFFEERKINQFATIQKGIVQNIVKYLKPGKPLIYITCSAFEAENEAVVQHMLDQLPLELEKMELIKGYENNADTMFVARLIKKSQD, encoded by the coding sequence ATGAGAGCAGATCATCAGTTAAGAGCCTTTGAACAGATTTTAAATAATTATGATGGAAGTTTGCCCTTGCATCGTTTTCTGCCCGGCTATTTTAAGCAACATAAGCAAATGGGTTCATCCGATAGGAGGTGGGCTACACGACATATTTATAGCTTTTTTAGGTTAGGTAAAACTTTACCGGCACTTCCATTGGAAGAACGTTTGAGCATTGCCGATTTCCTGTGCCACGATACGCTCAGTCTTGTTGTAGAGAAAAATCTCCCTGATCTGGTGGAAAGTATTGTTTTGCCTTTAGCGGAGAAATTAAACCTGATTAAAGCCAAATACCCTGACTTTGATATAAAAGAGGTATATCCTTTTCATGCAGCGCTTTCTGGCGATATTGATAAAGAGGCGTTTTTTGCTTCGTTTTTTAAACAGCCAGATTTGTTTATCAGGGTAGCGGCCGAAGAATCTGCAGCTATTGTGGCAACATTAGCAGATGAAAACATAACGGTTAAAGCCATTTCTGAAACTGCTTTGGCCTTACCCAATGGAACCAAGCTCGAAACCATTTTAAAGGAAGGCAGTTATCAGGTTCAGGATTTATCATCGCAACATACAGGCAATTATTTTAAACCGAACAAATGGGATAAATGGTGGGATTGCTGTGCGGCATCCGGAGGAAAGACATTGCTGTTGCATAGTTTCGAGCCTGTGATCGAGCTTTTGGTCTCTGACCTGAGAGAAAGTGTACTCTTAAACTTAGATGAACGTTTCCGTTTAGCCGGGATCAAAAAATACCATAAAAAAGAAATCGATCTTTTGCAGAATAACGACCAGATATTGCATCACTATGCCTTTGACGGAATCATTCTGGATGCCCCTTGTACGGGTTCTGGAACATGGGGAAGAACACCCGAAATGCTCACGTTTTTCGAGGAAAGGAAAATTAATCAGTTTGCTACCATTCAAAAAGGTATTGTACAAAACATTGTAAAATATTTAAAGCCAGGTAAACCCCTGATTTATATCACTTGCTCAGCTTTTGAAGCCGAAAATGAGGCCGTTGTTCAGCATATGCTTGATCAGCTGCCATTGGAGCTGGAAAAGATGGAGTTAATAAAGGGTTATGAAAATAACGCTGATACCATGTTTGTGGCGAGGTTGATCAAGAAAAGCCAGGATTAG
- a CDS encoding GMP synthase (glutamine-hydrolyzing), with translation MQEKIIIVDFGSQFTQLIARRVRELNIYCEIYPYNNLPEVTPDVKGVIFSGSPYSVRQEDAPQIDLSKYHLKYPLLAVCYGAQYIAQHSGGAVQPSSTREYGRANLNFVNQENKLFKGINIDSQVWMSHGDTITDIPENFELIASTDSVKVAAYHIKDSDTYAIQFHPEVTHSIDGKILLENFLVDICGCSQDWTSAAFVETTIADIKATVGNDKVVLALSGGVDSSVAAVLLHKAIGTNLHCIFVDNGLLRKNEYESVLEQYKDFGLNIKGVDAKDKFLSQLAGVEDPETKRKIIGRVFIEVFDEESHLIQDVKWLAQGTIYPDIIESVSVKGPSATIKSHHNVGGLPDFMKLKVVEPLKTLFKDEVRRVGTTLGLESFILGRHPFPGPGLGIRIIGEVTPEKVAILQDADKIYIDNLKEAGLYDKVWQAGAIFLPVRSVGVMGDERTYENVIALRAVESLDGMTADWCHLPYPVLAKISNEIINKVKGINRVVYDISSKPPATIEWE, from the coding sequence ATGCAAGAAAAAATCATTATCGTCGATTTTGGTTCGCAATTTACACAACTCATCGCTCGTAGGGTTCGCGAACTAAATATTTACTGTGAAATATATCCATATAACAATCTTCCTGAGGTTACGCCTGATGTAAAAGGTGTTATTTTTTCGGGTAGTCCTTACTCTGTCCGTCAGGAAGATGCACCTCAAATCGATTTATCGAAATACCATTTAAAATATCCATTATTGGCTGTTTGTTATGGTGCACAATATATTGCCCAACATTCGGGTGGTGCCGTTCAGCCATCTTCCACACGCGAATATGGCCGCGCTAATTTGAATTTTGTAAACCAAGAGAATAAATTATTTAAAGGAATCAACATCGATTCGCAAGTTTGGATGAGTCATGGCGATACCATTACCGATATTCCTGAAAACTTTGAATTGATTGCCAGTACCGATAGCGTAAAAGTGGCCGCTTATCACATTAAAGATTCTGATACTTACGCCATCCAGTTCCACCCTGAAGTAACGCACAGTATTGATGGAAAAATCCTTTTAGAAAACTTCCTGGTTGATATTTGCGGATGCAGCCAGGACTGGACTTCTGCTGCTTTTGTTGAAACCACCATTGCTGATATTAAAGCCACCGTAGGTAACGATAAAGTTGTTCTGGCCCTTTCAGGCGGTGTTGATAGTAGTGTTGCTGCAGTGCTTTTGCATAAAGCCATTGGCACAAACCTTCACTGTATTTTTGTTGATAATGGTTTATTGCGTAAAAACGAATATGAAAGTGTTTTAGAGCAATACAAAGATTTCGGACTAAACATTAAAGGCGTTGATGCAAAGGATAAATTCTTAAGTCAGCTGGCTGGTGTAGAAGATCCGGAAACCAAACGTAAAATTATTGGCCGCGTGTTTATCGAAGTTTTCGATGAAGAATCTCATCTTATTCAAGATGTAAAGTGGTTGGCACAAGGTACAATTTACCCTGATATTATCGAATCCGTTTCGGTTAAAGGTCCATCGGCAACCATTAAATCGCACCACAATGTGGGTGGTTTGCCAGATTTTATGAAACTTAAAGTAGTAGAGCCACTTAAAACTTTGTTTAAAGATGAAGTAAGAAGAGTGGGTACCACTTTAGGATTAGAATCGTTTATTTTAGGTCGTCACCCATTCCCTGGGCCAGGTTTAGGTATCCGCATTATCGGAGAGGTTACCCCTGAAAAAGTTGCTATCTTACAGGATGCCGATAAAATTTATATCGATAACCTTAAGGAAGCAGGCCTTTACGATAAAGTATGGCAGGCAGGTGCGATCTTTTTACCAGTAAGATCTGTTGGGGTAATGGGCGATGAACGTACTTACGAAAATGTAATTGCCTTAAGAGCGGTTGAATCGCTTGATGGGATGACTGCTGATTGGTGTCATTTACCTTATCCGGTATTGGCTAAAATTTCTAACGAAATCATCAATAAAGTTAAAGGAATCAATAGAGTGGTATATGATATCAGTTCTAAACCACCTGCAACTATTGAGTGGGAATAG
- a CDS encoding PIN domain nuclease has translation MIYLLDTHVFLWTIIDPKRLSDKATSVIENNENEIFISAISLWEISLKYALGKLNLIGLEPNELMRQAKDVGFDLMPVSPELAASHYKLNATWHKDPFDRMLIWQAIQKDITLISKDENINKYQSAGLKVVW, from the coding sequence ATGATTTACTTGTTAGATACACATGTGTTTTTGTGGACAATAATTGATCCGAAAAGGCTTTCAGATAAGGCAACTTCTGTAATTGAAAATAACGAAAATGAAATTTTTATTAGCGCCATTAGTCTGTGGGAAATATCGCTTAAATATGCACTGGGTAAACTCAATCTCATTGGTTTAGAACCTAATGAATTGATGAGGCAGGCAAAAGATGTGGGTTTTGACTTAATGCCCGTTTCGCCCGAATTAGCAGCAAGTCATTATAAGCTAAATGCTACCTGGCATAAAGATCCTTTTGACAGGATGTTGATATGGCAAGCTATTCAAAAAGATATAACCTTAATCAGCAAAGACGAAAACATTAATAAATACCAATCGGCAGGTTTAAAGGTGGTTTGGTAA
- a CDS encoding prevent-host-death protein: MSVGEFKAHFSEVLEDVKAGIGIAVTYGRKKEVIGYFLPESGKSKTKRKLGPLEGKAQVIFNDDFAMTDEELLGL; encoded by the coding sequence ATGTCAGTTGGAGAATTTAAAGCTCACTTTTCTGAGGTGCTTGAAGATGTTAAAGCGGGTATTGGTATTGCCGTAACTTATGGTAGAAAAAAAGAGGTTATTGGCTACTTTCTTCCCGAATCGGGTAAAAGTAAAACTAAAAGGAAATTGGGCCCCCTGGAAGGTAAGGCTCAGGTGATTTTTAATGACGATTTTGCAATGACAGATGAAGAGCTGCTAGGGCTATGA
- a CDS encoding cytidine deaminase, translated as MTDKPSFDSIFMNLATDLAARSHCVRAHVGAVLTKDTRIISIGYNGPPAGTHNCDEEWPEHGCARDSKGSCSLALHAEENAILYASKNGSKIEGCTLYTTLSPCIACARLILSSGIKLVYYSKSYAAYKGLPSDEGVDFLRKFGVEVVLIES; from the coding sequence ATGACAGACAAACCAAGTTTCGATTCGATATTTATGAACCTTGCCACCGATTTGGCAGCCCGTTCGCATTGCGTGCGTGCCCATGTAGGTGCAGTACTCACAAAAGATACCCGTATTATTTCTATTGGTTATAATGGTCCGCCAGCCGGTACGCATAACTGTGATGAGGAATGGCCAGAACATGGCTGTGCACGTGATAGTAAGGGAAGTTGCTCTTTGGCCTTACATGCTGAGGAAAATGCGATCCTGTATGCTTCTAAAAATGGATCGAAGATAGAAGGCTGTACCTTATACACCACCTTATCGCCTTGTATTGCCTGTGCCCGTTTGATTCTGTCGTCGGGAATTAAATTGGTGTATTATTCTAAATCGTATGCGGCTTATAAAGGTTTGCCTAGCGACGAGGGGGTAGATTTTTTACGGAAGTTTGGTGTTGAGGTCGTTTTGATTGAATCGTAG
- a CDS encoding MFS transporter, whose amino-acid sequence MTKDTTKNYGTALYTIITVFFFWGFVAASNGIFIPFCKTHFKLTQFESQLIDFTFYGGYFIGSLILYFASQASKVDILNKIGYKKGIIAGLIISAGGALLMIPAVHSGSFLFILFAFFVIALGFSLQQTAANPFVVALGEPESGAHRLNLAGGINNFGGLMGPVIVSVVLFGTANDAVAKVVEISSINNLYYILAGLFLGVAIFFGVSKLPDVTSTEKIEASSKPTGPLVVMILGFLMVAAASPLANLTGISASIFVYSSFVIILGALLFGYFVKKENAASWGAMQYPQLVLGMLAIFMYVGTEVTIQSNLGALLKLPDFGGLADADIKPYISLYWGSMMIGRWAGAVSAFNLTKMTKNVLTVIVPFVAFGIILGVNHATGTDVGNLYVYALCIAVMILAVFIGQEKPAKTLAIFGTLGAIAMIIGLLTTGHVAIFAFVSGGLCCSIMWPSIFSLAITGLGKYTSQGSSFLIMMILGGSIIPPIQGELADSAGIHNSYIIPVLGFAYLIFFAWKVSGELKKQGIDVENITAEGGH is encoded by the coding sequence ATGACAAAAGACACAACTAAAAATTATGGTACAGCGCTATATACAATTATAACTGTATTCTTTTTTTGGGGATTCGTTGCCGCTTCAAATGGCATCTTTATTCCTTTTTGTAAAACTCATTTTAAATTAACTCAATTCGAATCTCAATTAATAGATTTTACCTTTTATGGCGGGTATTTTATAGGATCATTAATCTTATATTTTGCTTCACAGGCCTCAAAAGTTGATATTTTAAACAAAATAGGATATAAAAAAGGAATTATTGCCGGCTTAATTATTTCTGCAGGTGGTGCCCTTCTAATGATTCCTGCAGTACATTCTGGTTCGTTTTTATTTATCCTATTTGCATTTTTTGTTATTGCTTTAGGCTTTTCGTTACAACAAACAGCTGCAAACCCATTTGTAGTGGCTTTAGGAGAGCCGGAAAGTGGTGCGCATCGCTTAAACCTGGCTGGCGGTATTAATAATTTTGGAGGTTTGATGGGCCCGGTTATCGTAAGTGTTGTTTTGTTTGGAACGGCAAACGATGCTGTTGCCAAGGTGGTGGAAATTTCTTCTATCAATAATTTGTACTATATTTTAGCTGGACTATTTTTAGGCGTTGCAATATTCTTTGGTGTATCCAAGCTTCCTGATGTGACAAGTACAGAAAAAATTGAAGCAAGTAGCAAACCTACAGGACCATTGGTTGTAATGATTTTAGGTTTCTTGATGGTTGCAGCTGCGAGTCCTCTAGCAAACTTGACAGGAATTAGCGCATCTATCTTTGTTTACTCTTCATTTGTAATCATTCTAGGTGCATTATTATTCGGTTACTTCGTAAAAAAGGAAAATGCTGCTAGTTGGGGTGCAATGCAATACCCTCAATTGGTTTTGGGTATGTTAGCTATTTTTATGTATGTAGGTACAGAAGTAACTATTCAAAGTAATTTGGGCGCTTTACTTAAATTGCCAGATTTTGGAGGTTTAGCCGATGCGGATATCAAACCTTACATCTCTTTATACTGGGGTAGTATGATGATTGGTAGATGGGCAGGTGCGGTCAGTGCTTTCAATCTAACTAAAATGACCAAAAATGTTTTAACTGTTATTGTGCCTTTTGTGGCTTTCGGTATTATTTTAGGGGTTAACCACGCAACTGGTACGGATGTGGGTAATTTATATGTTTATGCACTGTGTATTGCTGTAATGATTTTAGCAGTTTTTATTGGTCAGGAAAAGCCCGCCAAAACATTGGCTATTTTTGGAACCTTAGGTGCTATAGCCATGATTATTGGTTTACTAACCACTGGTCATGTTGCCATCTTTGCTTTCGTTAGTGGTGGTTTATGTTGTTCTATCATGTGGCCATCAATATTCTCATTAGCCATTACCGGATTAGGGAAATATACTTCTCAGGGGTCTTCATTCTTAATTATGATGATCTTAGGAGGGTCGATCATTCCTCCAATTCAGGGAGAATTAGCTGATAGTGCTGGTATTCACAATTCTTATATCATTCCTGTTTTAGGGTTTGCTTATTTAATTTTCTTTGCATGGAAAGTGAGTGGCGAACTTAAGAAACAAGGTATTGACGTTGAAAATATTACTGCCGAAGGCGGACATTAA
- a CDS encoding lysine transporter LysE, which yields MFEAILLGIGAGIISSFLTGPVFFAMIKTSIERGFKAGFSLAVGVIISDVVLIGLVLFGSQFFDYKAEFDKYVGTIGGLFLLAVGIYYLVSKITVHYNSSTLQKVSKRGYVIKGFLMCILTPSTLMFWIIVSGIISVKLNNMLNEKLVCFFIAMATQLSIDGAKSFYSSKLRYKIKEDALKKLNKIAGVVIIFFAIWLIVKTYLKFYA from the coding sequence ATGTTTGAAGCCATATTACTAGGTATAGGAGCAGGGATTATTTCGTCGTTTTTAACAGGGCCGGTATTTTTTGCAATGATCAAAACCAGCATAGAGAGGGGCTTCAAAGCTGGGTTTTCTTTAGCTGTTGGCGTAATCATTAGTGATGTGGTCCTAATTGGCCTGGTTCTTTTTGGCAGCCAGTTTTTCGATTATAAAGCAGAATTTGATAAATATGTAGGCACTATTGGGGGCCTGTTTTTGTTAGCCGTAGGTATATATTACCTGGTTTCTAAAATAACCGTGCATTACAATAGCTCGACTTTACAAAAAGTAAGCAAGCGGGGTTACGTCATAAAAGGATTTTTAATGTGTATCCTTACGCCATCTACCTTAATGTTCTGGATTATTGTAAGCGGAATAATCTCGGTTAAGCTGAACAACATGCTGAACGAAAAATTAGTCTGCTTTTTTATCGCCATGGCTACCCAATTGAGTATTGATGGTGCAAAAAGTTTCTATTCGAGTAAACTCCGTTATAAAATAAAGGAAGATGCACTTAAAAAACTAAATAAAATCGCAGGTGTAGTCATCATCTTCTTTGCCATTTGGCTCATTGTTAAAACTTACCTGAAGTTCTACGCCTAA
- a CDS encoding amidophosphoribosyltransferase, producing the protein MSDQIKHECGIAFIRLLKPLSYYQQKYGTALYGLNKLYLLMEKQHNRGQDGAGIATIKLDMKPGSRYISRYRSMASNAVADIFEYVQNKFVDIQENTPELMQDTEWLKNNVSFIGEVLMGHLRYGTHGKNSIENCHPFLRQNNWMTRNLVIAGNFNMTNVDELLEQLYELGQHPKEKADTVTVLEKIGHFLDDENQELFDQYKKEGHDNVAITHKISDNLDIANILRRSAKTWDGGYSICGMVGNGDSFIMRDPAGIRPAYYYYDDEIVVAASERPALQTAFNIQFKDVKEIDPGHALIIKKNGEVSMEQFREPTERLSCSFERIYFSKGSDVEIYRERKQLGRLLSDKILQAVNYDLKNTVFSFIPNTAEVAFFGMVDGVQQYVRRHQKDILLHKKETLTDQQLEDLLSLAPRVEKLAVKDVKLRTFITQDADRSEMVAHVYDTTYGIINNHQDTLVALDDSIVRGTTLKQSIIKIVDRLHPKKIIIVSSAPQIRYPDCYGIDMSRMGQFVAFDAAIQLLTERGMWQVIEDVYTKCKASLLLPKEEIVNHVKDIYKPFTPEEISAKIAQIITPKGTVAEVEVIYQSLENLHEACPKNKGDWYFSGNYPTPGGNKVVNKAFVNWKEGNNQRAY; encoded by the coding sequence ATGAGTGATCAGATAAAACACGAATGCGGAATCGCTTTTATTCGCCTGTTAAAACCACTTTCTTACTACCAGCAAAAGTACGGTACAGCACTTTACGGCCTTAACAAATTATACCTTTTAATGGAAAAACAGCATAACCGGGGCCAGGATGGCGCAGGTATTGCTACCATTAAGCTGGATATGAAACCGGGCAGTAGGTACATTAGCCGATACCGGAGTATGGCATCTAATGCGGTAGCTGATATCTTCGAATATGTGCAGAACAAATTTGTTGATATCCAAGAAAACACTCCTGAATTAATGCAGGATACAGAATGGCTCAAAAACAACGTAAGCTTTATCGGCGAGGTGTTAATGGGCCATTTGCGTTATGGTACGCATGGTAAAAACAGTATCGAAAATTGCCACCCTTTTTTAAGGCAAAACAACTGGATGACACGTAACCTGGTGATTGCGGGTAACTTTAACATGACGAATGTTGATGAGTTATTGGAGCAATTGTACGAGTTAGGTCAGCATCCAAAAGAAAAAGCAGATACCGTAACGGTATTGGAAAAAATCGGTCACTTTTTAGATGATGAAAACCAGGAGCTTTTCGATCAATATAAAAAGGAAGGGCATGATAACGTTGCCATTACGCACAAAATATCAGATAACTTAGATATTGCGAACATTCTTCGCCGCTCGGCCAAAACCTGGGATGGAGGTTATTCTATCTGTGGTATGGTGGGTAATGGCGATTCGTTTATTATGCGCGATCCGGCAGGTATCCGTCCGGCGTATTATTATTATGATGATGAGATTGTTGTAGCGGCTTCTGAAAGACCAGCTTTACAAACTGCATTTAATATCCAGTTCAAAGATGTTAAAGAGATCGATCCAGGTCATGCTTTAATTATCAAGAAAAACGGAGAGGTGAGCATGGAGCAATTCCGCGAGCCTACCGAAAGATTATCTTGCTCATTCGAACGCATTTATTTCTCAAAAGGAAGTGATGTAGAAATTTACCGCGAGCGTAAACAGTTAGGTCGTTTACTGAGTGATAAAATTCTTCAGGCGGTTAATTACGATTTAAAAAATACGGTATTCTCTTTTATTCCAAATACGGCAGAAGTTGCTTTCTTTGGAATGGTTGATGGTGTTCAGCAATATGTGCGCAGGCACCAGAAAGATATACTTTTACATAAAAAAGAAACGCTAACCGATCAGCAGCTCGAAGACCTGTTGTCTTTAGCACCACGTGTGGAGAAGCTTGCGGTTAAGGATGTAAAACTGAGAACATTTATTACTCAGGATGCAGACCGTAGCGAAATGGTGGCGCACGTTTATGATACTACTTATGGTATTATCAATAATCACCAGGATACTTTAGTTGCACTCGATGATTCTATTGTACGCGGTACTACGTTGAAGCAAAGTATCATTAAAATTGTTGACCGTTTACACCCTAAGAAAATTATTATTGTTTCTTCTGCACCTCAGATTCGTTACCCTGATTGTTATGGTATTGATATGAGCAGGATGGGGCAGTTTGTTGCTTTCGATGCGGCTATTCAGTTGTTAACGGAGCGTGGCATGTGGCAGGTAATTGAAGATGTTTATACCAAATGTAAAGCTTCGTTACTTTTACCTAAAGAGGAAATTGTAAACCACGTTAAGGATATTTACAAACCATTTACGCCTGAAGAAATTTCGGCTAAAATTGCACAGATTATTACTCCAAAAGGTACGGTTGCTGAAGTTGAAGTAATTTACCAAAGTTTAGAGAACTTGCACGAAGCTTGTCCGAAAAACAAAGGAGACTGGTATTTCTCAGGTAATTATCCAACTCCTGGTGGAAACAAAGTGGTAAATAAAGCTTTTGTTAATTGGAAAGAAGGAAACAATCAAAGGGCTTATTAG